A stretch of Cucumis sativus cultivar 9930 chromosome 2, Cucumber_9930_V3, whole genome shotgun sequence DNA encodes these proteins:
- the LOC101210298 gene encoding GDSL lipase: MEFSNFCICCFFIFFAAVLEAARIQLPGNSSPDTSFGFFIFGDSYVDAGNNNYIITTSDFQANFPPYGESFFPNPIATGRFTDGRNIPDFLGEYANLPLIPPYLDPHNDLYDYGANFASGGGGAIAMSHQEQAIGLQTQMEFFRKVEKSLRNKLGHARSKSFLSNSVFLFNFGGNDYLNPFDISYDIFKTIEAQEQFVNMVVGNITIAIKEVYEYGGRKFGVLAVPPLGYMPSSRLKKSAQFFEEASSIARIHNKFLLIALEKLSKQLKGFKYTFADVHTALLQRIQNPTEYGFKVVDTACCGSDEFRGIYNCGREFGSSPYTHCQNLEDHMFFDSFHPTQKVFKQLADEFWSGDEDIVKPVNFKQLFHYDDSTLASY; this comes from the exons ATGgagttttcaaacttttgcATTTGCtgcttcttcatcttcttcgcCGCCGTATTGGAAGCCGCCAGAATCCAACTGCCCGGCAATTCCTCGCCGGATACCAGTTTCGGCTTTTTCATTTTCGGAGATTCCTATGTCGACGCCGGCAACAACAACTACATTATCACCACCAGTGACTTTCAGGCCAACTTCCCGCCCTATGGTGAAAGCTTCTTCCCGAACCCGATCGCCACCGGCAGGTTTACCGACGGCCGTAACATTCCGGATTTCTTAG GTGAGTACGCCAACTTGCCTTTGATTCCACCATATTTGGATCCTCACAATGATCTTTATGACTATGGAGCCAATTTTGCATCTGGTGGAGGTGGAGCTATAGCTATGAGTCATCAAGAACAG GCCATTGGGCTTCAAACACAGATGGAGTTCTTCAGAAAAGTGGAGAAATCATTAAGAAACAAGCTGGGACATGCAAGATCTAAAAGCTTCCTCTCTAactctgtttttctcttcaactTTGGAGGAAATGATTATCTGAATCCTTTCGATATTAGCTATGACATTTTCAAAACGATTGAAGCTCAAGAACAGTTCGTGAATATGGTGGTCGGAAACATAACGATAGCAATCAAG GAAGTATACGAATATGGAGGAAGGAAATTTGGAGTTCTGGCAGTACCTCCATTAGGGTATATGCCAAGTTCAAGACTGAAAAAAAGTGCTCAATTTTTTGAAGAGGCTTCTTCAATAGCAAGGATTCACAACAAGTTTCTTCTCATTGCTCTTGAGAAACTTTCCAAGCAACTCAAAGGATTCAAATACACTTTTGCTGATGTTCACACTGCGCTTCTACAAAGAATACAGAACCCTACAGAATACG GTTTCAAGGTAGTGGACACAGCCTGCTGTGGGAGTGATGAATTCAGAGGGATTTACAATTGTGGAAGAGAGTTTGGATCTTCACCCTATACTCACTGCCAAAATCTTGAAGATCATATGTTCTTTGATTCTTTTCATCCCACTCAAAAAGTATTCAAACAACTTGCAGATGAGTTTTGGAGTGGAGATGAGGACATTGTTAAGCCTGTGAACTTCAAACAACTCTTTCATTATGATGACTCAACTTTGGCTTCTTATTGA
- the LOC101210789 gene encoding GDSL esterase/lipase 5, giving the protein MKFSKFQTCLLVVVLFSSIVEENIFVFSEQNVGFFIFGDSILDAGNNNYINTTTNFQANFPPYGLTFFHNPTGRFSDGRLIPDFIAEYAKLPLIRPYLDPHNNLYIHGVNFASGGSGALLESHQGSAITLQTQLTNFIEVGKSLRKKLGDNRAQNLLSNSVYLISTGGNDYISLFEGDSTAFQIYTQTQYVNMVIGNLTTVIQEIYKNGGRKFGLVGVPSLGCMPRLKMLKGEGHGKCVEEASSIVNLHNKLLPIALQNLATQLNGFKYAFADANNLLLQIIQNPSKYGFKEVETACCGSGEYRGIYSCGGRRGTKEFKLCEDPTKYLFFDSYHPNQKAYEQLARLMWSGDEQVINPYNLKQLFQYGSPSLAYE; this is encoded by the exons atgaagttctcaaaatttcaaacctgTTTGTTGGTGGTGGTGTTGTTCAGTAGCATtgtagaagaaaatatatttgtattttcagaacaaaatgttggatttttcatatttggtGATTCAATTTTGGATGCTGGAAACAACAATTACATCAACACCACTACCAACTTTCAGGCCAATTTCCCTCCATATGGCCTCACCTTCTTCCACAACCCTACTGGCAGGTTTTCCGACGGCCGTCTTATTCCTGATTTCATAG CTGAGTATGCAAAGTTGCCACTGATTAGGCCATATTTAGATCCTCACAACAATCTCTACATCCATGGCGTCAACTTTGCTTCCGGTGGAAGTGGTGCTTTACTCGAGAGTCACCAAGGATCG GCCATAACGCTTCAAACTCAGTTGACGAATTTCATTGAAGTGGGGAAATCATTGAGGAAGAAGTTGGGAGATAACAGAGCTCAAAACTTGCTCTCAAACTCAGTTTATTTGATCAGTACAGGAGGAAATGATTACATAAGTCTTTTTGAAGGAGACTCCACTGCCTTCCAAATCTATACTCAAACACAATATGTGAATATGGTGATTGGAAACCTCACCACAGTGATCCAG GAAATATACAAGAATGGAGGAAGGAAATTTGGATTAGTGGGAGTGCCTTCTTTGGGTTGTATGCCAAGGTTGAAGATGTTGAAAGGAGAAGGACATGGAAAGTGTGTAGAAGAGGCTTCTTCAATAGTAAATTTGCACAACAAATTGCTTCCCATTGCTCTACAAAACCTTGCCACTCAACTCAATGGATTCAAATATGCTTTTGCTGATGCCAACAATTTGCTTCtacaaataatacaaaacCCTTCCAAATATG GTTTCAAGGAAGTGGAGACAGCATGTTGTGGGAGTGGAGAGTACAGAGGAATTTATAGTtgtggaggaagaagaggaacaAAAGAGTTTAAACTATGTGAAGATCCAACCAAATATTTGTTCTTTGATTCATATCATCCCAACCAAAAAGCTTATGAGCAACTTGCAAGGCTCATGTGGAGTGGAGATGAACAAGTCATTAACCCTTATAACCTCAAACAACTCTTTCAATATGGATCACCTTCGTTGGCCTacgaatga